The following nucleotide sequence is from Alteromonas sp. V450.
TTTCGAAGACAGACACTATCGCAAATTCTTCTCCGCCTAACCGCGAGACAATATCTGGCTCAACATAAAACTCGTCAATTAAGTTCGCCACCGCAATTAGCGCCTGATCGCCTGCGTCGTGACCATAGGTATCGTTGACTTCCTTGAAGTGATCAATATCAATAACTGCGACACTCACTTGCTTATCTTCATGGGTCAATGCTTGGCACTTTTCAACAAACGCTCTTCGATTATACAAGCCGGTAAGCGAGTCCGTCATCGCCAGACGCCGCAGTTTTTCCTCTGCAACGGCTCTTGCATCCTCAAGTTCGACAGCGTAAAACAAGCCCGCTAATGCATCTAGCAACGGCTGTAAAAAATCCGCGTCAGCGTGGGTATATGGCTCGAATTTATTAGCTAGACCTATCATGCCAACAACGCGCTCTTTCACTGAAATGGGCAAGCCCAAAAATCGGCTTATTCGAGGATGGCCGGCAGGGACACCTTTAGAATGGGGGTGGCTACCTGCGACGTTGCTAATTGTCATCTTGCCAGAGGTCACTACGCTGCCAAAAAGGTTGTCAAAGTTAGAGAAGTACAGATTGCGCTTCTTGTATTCATTGTATTGCGTTAAGCTTTCACTGTCCCAAGTGATTTCTGATATTGCATGTACGAACAGTTTTGGCTGTGTATCCTGATCTTTCATTTGCGCAATAAACGCAAACTGGCTGTCTGAAATATCAATCAGCTCGGGCAATATTGTCTGGCAAGCAAGAGTTAGGTCGTTATTTTGCAAATATGATGCCCGGGCTTTGTTAATAAATTGGAGAAGCTGTGTTTTCTTTTTCTCGTGCAGCTCTCGCTCCATGCGTTGAGTAATATCTCGGTGGATCCCCGCTATCCTTACTGGCTTTCCAGCCTCATCCGTTTCAACGGTCTTTCCATAGCTTTCTACCCATACCCAACTGCCATTCGTATGCTTCATTCGAAATGTTGTGTTGAAGACTTTACTCTTGCCCGTCAGGTGCTCATTTAACATTTTCTCCACGTGAACATAGTCTGCGGGGTGAATAAGCTGGCGGAAAAAGCGCGAACTCGTGTCGTAGTATTCATACTCTAGACCCACAATATCGCACCACCGTTTATTCACTTGATTTACATCAGCTTGTAAATTCCAATCCCATGTTCCTAACTCAGAAGCTTCAAGCAGCAAACGCATGCGCATATTCGTTTTATTAAGCTTATCTTCAACATATTTTTGATCGCTGGTATCAAACAAAAATGCTTGCACTGAAAAAAGCACACCATCGTCTTTAAAGTTGGCAGTGGATATCATGCTCACCCAAATAGTGCGCGTCGGCGTCGAAATTTGCAGTCTACACGTGTGACTCTCTACGCCTTCCATGTGCGCCTGCATCGCAAACGTAAAATCAGCTTCGGTATGATTGGTGAGAATATCGTTGATTTGAACAATCCCTGTGAGTAAGTCATTACTATCAACACCAAGTACGCGCTCGCAGTTTTTGGAAATATGAACAAGTCTCAATGTTGTGTCGTAGCGCCACGTTGCTAGCACAATTGGCGATTTTTCAATTAATCCATGCTCTCGCTTGAGCATTTCATGTTCGCGGGAAAGAGAAATATGCTGACTTACCAGGCCACCAATCCGATTCAGGGCGTCGATTTGTTTAACATCAATTTCTCTAGGCACATTGTCAATTAGACAAACCGCTCCGATAACTTGTTCATCAACTTCAATAGGGGTGCCCGCGTAAAAGCAAATATTAGGTTCACCTGTCACTAGCGGATTATCTTTAAAACGCTCATCTTTCGACGCATCGCTTACCACCATTGCCTTTTTAGAAGCGACCACATGATTACACAAGGTATGTTCTCGCGGCAGTCGTGTAATGGTAGTGCCGTAGCTGGCCTTAATTACTTCTTCAAATTCACCAACTATTCCGATAAAAGCAATGGGGACTCTATACGCCTCGCCTAAAATCATCATCAAATCGTCTAAATCTAATGGCAATTCACTGCTTAGCATAAAGTCATCGATGGTTTTCAAACGGATTTTTTCATTCATTTACGTGCATTCTTATCACAATCGGCTTCTATAAAGGTAGTTGAAACCCACGCTATCGCAATGTATGCCCTATGCTTAGAATTTCATCGGGATTATTTAAAAGTTAGGTTATCCGTCGAAAAAACACGGTCACTTGCTTTTATTTGGTTTTACCCCATATCGATCGGAATAGTTCGTTACGACTCGATAAGCGGTGATTACCATGCTCACCTTTCAGCCATTTTCAGATGACCTGGCCCCCTATTTCGATACAATCAATCGAGAATGGATCAGCCAAATGTTCACGTTAGAGCCTGTTGACGAGCGCGTTATAACTCGCCCTAAGGCTCAAATTATAGATACCGGCGGGCACATTTGGTTTGCGCTCCACAACGAGCTTGGTGTGGTCGGGACATGTGCGCTTATGAAAAAAAAAGAGGGCGTGTTTGAACTAACTAAAATGGGTGTAGTCAGTAGTGCAAGAGGGTTAAAAGTTGGCGAAGCGCTATTAAGACACGTTTTGTCACAAGCACCTAACATAGCCACTACCTGTCTATTTCTTTTGACGAATAAGAGGTGCGAAGCCGCTATTCATCTTTATGAAAAAAACGGGTTTTCGCACTGTCCTAAAATCATGCAGGAATTCGGTGGAGCTTACGAGCGTTGTAACGTAGCAATGCGCTTCACAGCAAACCGAGCTTAAACTGATTGATAATAGTCTGAACGCGAGTTTATTCGCGCAGTGTGGTATACTTTGCGCGTTTTTATTACATAGGATCACATAATTCATGTCGTGGATGCGAAAGGCACTCTTATCGGTGTTTCATTATCCCGTTAAGCTTCTGGTAAAAGCACACAGCATACCGGTGAATGTTGAGACAGAACTGGGAATAGACAAAAACAAACCTATTGTTTATTTGCTACCCACTAATTCGATTACCGACCAGCTTGCGCTAAGAATGTCTGCTCAATCATTAGGGCTTCCAAGCCCCACTGAAACGCTTAAATTAGCGGGACGGGAATATTCCTCAACATTGTTTTTACGAAAAACACAGCCCATCTTCCGTGCAGAGGCAAAAGATACTGATATAGAAGCCGTATTTACGGAGCTATTCCACCTTCATCGTGATCACGAGAATCTCGATTTGCAGGTTGTCCCTGTCTACGTAACGTGGGGAAGGGCACCTGGCCGCGGTAATCCCGGTTTAGGTGACTTAATTGCCGACAAAGCGGCACCGAGTTGGCTTCGCAAACTGTTCATCGTTCTCTTTCTAGGGCGCGATAACTTCATCAATTATTCAAAAGCAGTGTCTGCTCGCACAATGTCAAATCAGCACGGCAGCGATCAAAGCATTGCGCATAAACTTGTTCGCGTAGCAAGTACTCACTTCCAGAGAAAGCGGCAAAGTATGACTGGCCCTATGTTGCTGGAACGTCAAGAGCTTAACAATAGCGTATTGGGTTCTGACGCCGTTCGTCGTGCTATCGCCGAGGAATCGCGAAGCAAAAAAGTATCTCACGAAAAAGCAAAACAAACGGCGCAATCCTACATTACAGAAATTGCTGCTGATTATCGCGAAGGGCTAATTCGCTTTGGCGATAGGCTACTTACTCGCATATGGAATAAAATTTACAACGGCATAAGTGTAGGTCATGCTGATCGCATTCGAGAGCTGGCCGCCAATGGTCACGAAATAATTTATGTACCTTGTCATCGAAGTCACATGGATTATTTATTATTGACTTACGTGATATATCACGAAGGTATGGTTACACCTCACATTGCTGCCGGCATTAATCTAAACTTCTGGCCTATAGGAAAAGTATTCCGTCGGGGCGGCGCATTTTTCCTACGTCGCAGTTTCGCCGGAAATAAACTATACACTGCCGTTTTTCGAGAATACTTAGAGTTATTGTTTAACAAAGGCTACAGCGTTAAGTATTACCCAGAAGGGGGCCGAAGCCGCACAGGTAGACTTATTCCACCCAAAACAGGCATGCTTGCTATGACGATCCAGGCTATGGTGAAAGGCGTGAATCGCCCTGTAAGTATAGTGCCGGTCTATATCGGGTATGAAAACGTTATGGAAGTCAAAAGCTACCTTAACGAGTTAAAAGGTTCGAAAAAAGAAAAAGAATCGAACCTTCAAGTGTTTTCTGCAATTAAAAAACTCAAAAATTATGGCCATGGATATGTGAACTTCGGTGAACCTATCCAATTAAGTCAATTCTTAGAAAGTCACGTACCTGACTGGCGAGAATGCCGCGATGCAGAGCCAGAGAAGAAACCCGCATGGCTAACCCCTGCGGTAAATGCCCTGGCAAACGATGTCATGACACGCATAAATCGCGCAGCTGCGCTTAATGGAATGGCTCTGACCTCGTTGTGCTTACTTTCATCGAAAACCCAAACAATGAGCGAATCGGAACTCAAACGGGCACTGAGTGACTTTATGACGCTGTTTAAAGCAGTACCGTTTAGTGAAGATGCAACAGTTCCTGACGTTTCGGCTGAAACGCTCCTACGCGACACGCTAAAACTTGGCCGATTTAACGTTGAAGAAGACGACTACGGTCGACTCATTAGTCCACAGCCAAAGTCAGCGGTTTATTTAACCTATTATCGCAATAATATTTTGCACCTTTTCGCTCTGCCAGGACTAATTATGTCTTCGGTTTTTGCTAAAAAAGGAGCAAGCAAACCCTCTATCCTCCAGCTAATCGCTGCGCTGTATCCCCTTTTACAAAAAGAGTTATTTTTGCATTTATCGCAAGACGAAGCCTTAGCACACACCGACGCGCTCATCACAGCGTTACTCGATAATGGTTTGCTTCGTCAAAAAGACGGGGAATTATTACCACCTGATGCACACTGTAAAGCGTTCAACTCTGCTTGGTTGTTGAGTCGCTGTATGCAGGAGACGCTGCAGCGGTATGCTGTTGTATTGACTATATTGGATAAAGAGAAGGTCATAAGCCGCAGTGCACTTGAGCGAGAAAGCAGGCAAGTTGCAGAGCGTCTTTCTGCACTTTATGGTCTTAGCTCACCTGAATTTTATGATAAAAACGTATTAGCGAGCTTTATAAGCGCGCTCAAGGAAAATCATTGGCTAGATTCAGAGAAAGACGGAAGCTTAAAGTATTCTGAGGAATGTGAAGCATTGCGCGAAGACGTAATGGCGCTGATATGGCCGGAGATGATGCAGCACCTTGAAAATGTTGCGTTAAATTCCGCACATTAATTTAGCCACGCATTATTTTATAAACATCAAACTTTACGAAAAAAAGGCCCATGCGAGTTCGTCTCCATGGGCCTTTTTTTTCATATTTGGAATTATACCATTATGCAATATGACACTTTGTAATGCTCCTCGGTAAACCTGCGCTTAACGTGAAGCAATACAAAGCAAAAACGGGGGTAGAAGCCTTGGTATGCTTCTGCCTAAATGACTTTCATAGCTTTTATGATTACGCCTTACGCCGGTTGTGACAGGAAAAAGCGATACGCTGGGTTATCCGTTACTTCTTCAACCTTGTAGCCTAACTCGGCGACATGCTGGTTAAAATCGTCTCGACTTTCTGGTGCGATATCAAACCCTGCCAGTACTAAACCTTCTGCTGCACCGTGGTTACGGTAGTGAAATAGCGTGATGTTCCACTGTTCACCTAACGTATTTAAGAAGTTCAGAAGCGCCCCTGGGCGCTCTGGAAACTCAAAGCTGAAAACTTGCTCGTTGAGAATAGTTGGCGGACGGCCACCAACCATGTGACGAACATGAAGCTTCGCTAACTCGTTATCGGTTAAATTAACGCAGTCATACCCTTTGCTCTCAAGGTCACTTTGCAGTGCAGCAAACTCTTGCTGACCGCCTTTAAGCTTAACGCCCACGAATATATGTGCTTCACTCTCGCTGGCATAGCGGTAGTTAAACTCGGTGATCGCTTTTGCCCCAACGCACTCGCAAAACTGTTTAAACGCACCTTTCGTTTCAGGAATTTTAACTGCAAATACCGCTTCTTTCTGTTCGCCTAATTCACAACGTTCAGACACGTAGCGCAGGGTGTGAAAGTTGATGTTTGCGCCACACAGAATGCCGCCTAGCTTCTTGTCTTTGAGGTCGTGTTGCTTAGCATATTTGCGAATTGCCGCCACCGACAGTGCGCCCGCAGGCTCAGCAATAACGCGGGTGTCATCAAAGATATCTTTAATTGCTCCGCATATTTCATCATTGGTAACAGTAATGGTTTCATCGATTAAACGATTGCACAGGCGAAAGGTTTCTTGCCCCATCACTTTAACCGCAACGCCGTCAGCAAAAATGCCCACGCTTTCAAGCTCAGTAGGCTCGCCTTGTGCTTTTGCTTTAATGAAACAGGCCGACTCTTCTGACTCTACCGCAACAATTTTAATGCTCGGCTTCAACTGCTTTAGATACACCGCAATACCCGCGGCTAAACCTCCGCCGCCAACGGCAATAAACAAAATATCAAGATTAGGATTTTGTTCTAACAATTCTCGCGCAACCGTACCCTGCCCCGCGATGACATCGGGATCGTCAAAAGGCGGAACAAAGGTATAGCCATGGGTTTCGCACAATGCTTTAGCGTGGTTACTGGCTTGGTCAAAGCTGGTGCCATGCAATACCACATTCACGTTTTCACCGCCGAAGCGACGTACTGCATCTACCTTAATATCAGGCGTAGTTTCAGGCATAACGATAGTCGCCTGAATGCCCTTCATTTTTGCGCTGTACGCTAAGCCCTGCGCATGATTACCTGCCGATGCGCCAATTACACCGGCTTGCAGCTGTTCAACGCTTAACGAGCATATGCGATTATAAGCGCCGCGCAGCTTGAAGCTTTTTACCGGCTGCTGATCTTCGCGTTTAAGAAAAATTTCATTGCCAAGTTCGGCCGAAAGCAGCGACATATAAGACAACTCACTCGCCACCGCAACATCGTAAACCGGGGCAAGCAAAATCTTCTTTAAGTACTCGTGATCGCTAACGTGTGTTGCTGTCATTACAAATTTTCCAGCTTAGTTACATCACGTACTGCGCCTTTGTCGGCACTGGTTGCTAACGCCGCAAAAGTTTTAAGTGACGTGGAAACTTCACGTACGCGATCTTTCGGTTTCCAAGGCTTATCGCTGGCTTCCATTTTCGCGCGACGCTGTGCTAGTTCTTCATCACTAATAGCAATGTTGATGCTTCTGTTAGGGATATCTATTTCAATTTTATCCCCATCTTCCACTAGGCCAATGCCACCGCCACTGGCAGCTTCTGGTGAGCAGTGGCCAATAGACAAGCCGCTAGTGCCGCCACTAAAACGCCCATCTGTTACCAAGGCGCAGTGCTTACCTAACCCTTTAGATTTCAAGTAAGACGTTGGGTATAGCATTTCTTGCATACCAGGGCCGCCACGTGGGCCTTCGTAGCGAATAAAGACTACATCACCGGCTTTTACTTCATCGCCCAGGATACCTGCTACCGCATCATCTTGGCTTTCGTAGATACGGGCTGTACCGTTGAATTTTAGAATAGACTCATCCACACCAGCGGTTTTAACAATACAGCCATCTTCTGCCAAGTTGCCATAAAGCACAGCAAGGCCGCCTTCTTGACTGAACGCATTTTCGATGGAGCGAATACAACCGTTTTCGCGGTCGTCATCGGCTTCATCCCAACGACAATCTTGACTAAAAGCTTTAGTGGTACGAATACCCGCAGGGCCCGCACGATAGAAAGTAATTGCGTCTTTATTCTCTGGGTTGGTGATATCCCACTCACTGATAACGTCAGTAAGCGGTTTACCTAAAACGTGGTTAACGTCGGTGTTCAGCAAGCCAGCCTTGTTTAGCTCATTCAAAATACCTAATACGCCACCCGCTCGGTGTACATCTTCCATGTGATATTTCGGCGTAGAAGGCGCCACTTTACAAAGGTGAGGCACTTTGCGAGACAACCTATCTATATCATCCATAGTGAAAGGCACTTCACCTTCCATTGCCGCCGCTAACAAATGCAAAATGGTATTGGTTGAACCACCCATTGCAATATCTAAGCTCATGGCATTTTCGAAAGCTTTAAAATTGGCAATATTACGCGGCAGAACGCTTTCATCATCATCGCCGTAGTAACGCTTACAAAGCTCAACAATTTGTTTACCCGCTTGTTTAAACAAACCTTCACGGTCGGCGTGCGTGGCTAGCATAGAGCCGTTGCCCGGCAAGGATAAACCCAACGCTTCGGTTAAACAGTTCATGGAGTTCGCCGTGAACATTCCCGAGCAAGAACCACAGGTAGGGCAGGCTGAACGCTCAATTTCGTCGGTATCAGCATCGCTAACCTTGTCGTCTGCTGCCGCTACCATGGCGTCAACCAAGTCCAGTTTAATAAGCTGGTCTGAAAGCTTTGTTTTACCTGCTTCCATTGGGCCGCCAGAAACAAAAATTACCGGTACGTTTAAGCGCATAGACGCCATTAGCATTCCCGGCGTGATCTTGTCGCAGTTAGAGATACATACAATGGCGTCGGCGCAGTGTGCGTTCACCATATATTCCACCGCATCAGCGATGATTTCTCGAGAAGGTAGGCTGTACAGCATACCGCTGTGCCCCATGGCGATACCATCATCCACCGCGATAGTGTTGAACTCTTTTGCAACACCACCCGCTTCCTCAACACTTCTCGCCACCAACTGACCGAGGTCTTTAAGGTGAACGTGCCCAGGTACGAACTGCGTAAATGAGTTCGCAATAGCAATAATAGGCTTTCCGAAATCAGAGTCTTTCATTCCAGTCGCTCGCCATAAGGCACGAGCTCCCGCCATATTTCTACCTTGCGTGGTAGTTGCAGAACGTAACTTGGGCATAAATCCTTCCCGTTAATTTTAGGTGCTAGTTTTAATTGCTAGACCTTATGAAAAACTTAAAAACAGTGGTAAACCAGTAATGCTTTGGCTCAACTTCCAATACGCGCTGTTTTACTCAAAATTGCATGTCATAGTGATGATGTAGCACATCATCAAAGGTAGTTCAAAACGAGGAGCAACAAAGCATGACCACTAACAAATCAGTAGCGCTTTGTTCTATATGATATATTTGACATACAATACCTACGTCCATTGGTATTGTAGTAATGAAATGTTGTTCGTTAGAGGTTATGGCTTTACCTCATCACTTACTATCACGAACTGCTTTCTAAACAGCACGTTTCGATATTGGGCAAAGAAATAGCATGAAACACAAGGCCTGATCAAGTATTTTGCGGTAGAAATAACGAGTTAGTGCAGGCAGTAAAAGGGTAAAAGACAATGTTTGATTGGTTTCATTGGTTAAACTTAGCGGGGGTTGCAGTGTGCGCAATTTCCGGCACTCTGATGGCCTATCAAAAGCGCATGGATGGATTCGGTGTAGTAGTACTTGCAAGCGCAACAGCTATTGGTGGCGGAACACTGCGCGATGTCATGTTAGATGTTCCGGTATTCTGGATTGCCGATACTGATTACTTGTACACCACGCTTATTGCCGCCCTTATTCCTATTGTATGGTTACGGATCAGCCCACGCTTTCCTTTTCATTATTTGTTAATAGCTGATGCTTTTGGGCTAGCACTGTTTAACGTAGTAGGTATAGAAAAAGCGTTAGCCAACGAAACAGGCATGGCAGTGGCAGTGGCTATGGGTACCATTACCGGCGTATTCGGCGGCCTGTTACGTGACGTAATATGTCGGGAAGTACCACTTGTATTAAACGGCGAACTGTACGCAATGACCTGCATTGCAGGGGGCGTGGTTTATGGCATAGGCATGCAAATGGACCTCGCTACACAGTGGTGTGGTATTGCAGCGTTGGTTACTACAATACTGCTTAGACTCGGCGCCATGCGCTGGCATTGGCAGCTGCCGGTTTTCTACAACGACCATCACTAGTGCTAATCTATGCTTGCGGAAAAGGGCCACCACTCGCCCTACTTTGTATGCGCGCTCGACAAATCCCTTCGTTAGTACAGTTACATCCTCGCTCTACTCAACTTAAAGTTTACGCCTAATGCGTTGGCTCAAGCTTTGGCCACGCTGGGGCTTTTACATTTTAAAAGCTCGAACAATAAGTCTGAATAGGGGTTACGTAAATTATGGGCATGGCTGTCGTTAAAACCTTTGCCGGGCAGGGCGTGTCAGCGCCAGAAGTAAGTGTAGAGATTCACCTCGCGAACGGTTTACCTGCTTTTCAATTGGTCGGCATGGCAGAAACCAGCGTTAAAGAAGCGCGGGAGCGGGTACGCAGCGCCCTCATTAACAGTGGTTTTGAGTTTCCCGCAAAACGAATAACCGTTAATTTTTCCCATTGCCGTGGGCATTTTAGCTGCGTCGGGCTATATATCAGACATTAGCCTGCTTAACATTGCATTTGTGGGTGAGCTTGCGTTAAACGGTGAAATAAAGCCTGTTAGCGGGCTTATTCCTGTGGTCATGGCAGCAGCAAACGAAGATATTGCACTTGTGTACCCGGGGGATAACGACGTAGAGGCGGCGTTAGTTTCTCACGCAACGCGATACCCTGCTTTCGATTTACTGTCTGTATATGAACATCTTACCGGCAACAAAAAACTTGCTAAAGGCCAGCCGTTTACTTCGCGAGCGCCTAACAAAACCTTAACAGGGTGGGATGACATTATCGGTCAAGAGCAAGCCAAACGAGCCCTGATTATTGCGGCAAGTGGTTCGCATAATTTACTTATGGTAGGGCCTCCAGGCACAGGTAAAAGCTTACTCGCCAGCCGAATGCTGTCACTATTACCCGATATGAGCGAAGAAGAAGCGCTGGAAGTTGCTGCCATCCATTCAGTGAAAGGCGAAAAACTGCATGCAGACCGATTTTTAACCCGCCACCTGCGCTCGCCCCACCATACAAGTTCTGCCGTAGCGCTTACTGGCGGTGGTTCAAACCCTGTGCCAGGTGAAATATCGCTGGCCCACAATGGTATTCTGTTTTTAGACGAACTGCCTGAGTTT
It contains:
- a CDS encoding diguanylate cyclase, translating into MNEKIRLKTIDDFMLSSELPLDLDDLMMILGEAYRVPIAFIGIVGEFEEVIKASYGTTITRLPREHTLCNHVVASKKAMVVSDASKDERFKDNPLVTGEPNICFYAGTPIEVDEQVIGAVCLIDNVPREIDVKQIDALNRIGGLVSQHISLSREHEMLKREHGLIEKSPIVLATWRYDTTLRLVHISKNCERVLGVDSNDLLTGIVQINDILTNHTEADFTFAMQAHMEGVESHTCRLQISTPTRTIWVSMISTANFKDDGVLFSVQAFLFDTSDQKYVEDKLNKTNMRMRLLLEASELGTWDWNLQADVNQVNKRWCDIVGLEYEYYDTSSRFFRQLIHPADYVHVEKMLNEHLTGKSKVFNTTFRMKHTNGSWVWVESYGKTVETDEAGKPVRIAGIHRDITQRMERELHEKKKTQLLQFINKARASYLQNNDLTLACQTILPELIDISDSQFAFIAQMKDQDTQPKLFVHAISEITWDSESLTQYNEYKKRNLYFSNFDNLFGSVVTSGKMTISNVAGSHPHSKGVPAGHPRISRFLGLPISVKERVVGMIGLANKFEPYTHADADFLQPLLDALAGLFYAVELEDARAVAEEKLRRLAMTDSLTGLYNRRAFVEKCQALTHEDKQVSVAVIDIDHFKEVNDTYGHDAGDQALIAVANLIDEFYVEPDIVSRLGGEEFAIVSVFETRDQEVERLNKLREAIEKCKVQYKKDSISLTISIGAMFVDSTYHVDFSHLLSQADKLLYQAKTMGRNRVMCQQ
- a CDS encoding GNAT family N-acetyltransferase, producing MLTFQPFSDDLAPYFDTINREWISQMFTLEPVDERVITRPKAQIIDTGGHIWFALHNELGVVGTCALMKKKEGVFELTKMGVVSSARGLKVGEALLRHVLSQAPNIATTCLFLLTNKRCEAAIHLYEKNGFSHCPKIMQEFGGAYERCNVAMRFTANRA
- the plsB gene encoding glycerol-3-phosphate 1-O-acyltransferase PlsB; the encoded protein is MSWMRKALLSVFHYPVKLLVKAHSIPVNVETELGIDKNKPIVYLLPTNSITDQLALRMSAQSLGLPSPTETLKLAGREYSSTLFLRKTQPIFRAEAKDTDIEAVFTELFHLHRDHENLDLQVVPVYVTWGRAPGRGNPGLGDLIADKAAPSWLRKLFIVLFLGRDNFINYSKAVSARTMSNQHGSDQSIAHKLVRVASTHFQRKRQSMTGPMLLERQELNNSVLGSDAVRRAIAEESRSKKVSHEKAKQTAQSYITEIAADYREGLIRFGDRLLTRIWNKIYNGISVGHADRIRELAANGHEIIYVPCHRSHMDYLLLTYVIYHEGMVTPHIAAGINLNFWPIGKVFRRGGAFFLRRSFAGNKLYTAVFREYLELLFNKGYSVKYYPEGGRSRTGRLIPPKTGMLAMTIQAMVKGVNRPVSIVPVYIGYENVMEVKSYLNELKGSKKEKESNLQVFSAIKKLKNYGHGYVNFGEPIQLSQFLESHVPDWRECRDAEPEKKPAWLTPAVNALANDVMTRINRAAALNGMALTSLCLLSSKTQTMSESELKRALSDFMTLFKAVPFSEDATVPDVSAETLLRDTLKLGRFNVEEDDYGRLISPQPKSAVYLTYYRNNILHLFALPGLIMSSVFAKKGASKPSILQLIAALYPLLQKELFLHLSQDEALAHTDALITALLDNGLLRQKDGELLPPDAHCKAFNSAWLLSRCMQETLQRYAVVLTILDKEKVISRSALERESRQVAERLSALYGLSSPEFYDKNVLASFISALKENHWLDSEKDGSLKYSEECEALREDVMALIWPEMMQHLENVALNSAH
- the ilvA gene encoding threonine ammonia-lyase, biosynthetic — translated: MTATHVSDHEYLKKILLAPVYDVAVASELSYMSLLSAELGNEIFLKREDQQPVKSFKLRGAYNRICSLSVEQLQAGVIGASAGNHAQGLAYSAKMKGIQATIVMPETTPDIKVDAVRRFGGENVNVVLHGTSFDQASNHAKALCETHGYTFVPPFDDPDVIAGQGTVARELLEQNPNLDILFIAVGGGGLAAGIAVYLKQLKPSIKIVAVESEESACFIKAKAQGEPTELESVGIFADGVAVKVMGQETFRLCNRLIDETITVTNDEICGAIKDIFDDTRVIAEPAGALSVAAIRKYAKQHDLKDKKLGGILCGANINFHTLRYVSERCELGEQKEAVFAVKIPETKGAFKQFCECVGAKAITEFNYRYASESEAHIFVGVKLKGGQQEFAALQSDLESKGYDCVNLTDNELAKLHVRHMVGGRPPTILNEQVFSFEFPERPGALLNFLNTLGEQWNITLFHYRNHGAAEGLVLAGFDIAPESRDDFNQHVAELGYKVEEVTDNPAYRFFLSQPA
- the ilvD gene encoding dihydroxy-acid dehydratase, with the protein product MPKLRSATTTQGRNMAGARALWRATGMKDSDFGKPIIAIANSFTQFVPGHVHLKDLGQLVARSVEEAGGVAKEFNTIAVDDGIAMGHSGMLYSLPSREIIADAVEYMVNAHCADAIVCISNCDKITPGMLMASMRLNVPVIFVSGGPMEAGKTKLSDQLIKLDLVDAMVAAADDKVSDADTDEIERSACPTCGSCSGMFTANSMNCLTEALGLSLPGNGSMLATHADREGLFKQAGKQIVELCKRYYGDDDESVLPRNIANFKAFENAMSLDIAMGGSTNTILHLLAAAMEGEVPFTMDDIDRLSRKVPHLCKVAPSTPKYHMEDVHRAGGVLGILNELNKAGLLNTDVNHVLGKPLTDVISEWDITNPENKDAITFYRAGPAGIRTTKAFSQDCRWDEADDDRENGCIRSIENAFSQEGGLAVLYGNLAEDGCIVKTAGVDESILKFNGTARIYESQDDAVAGILGDEVKAGDVVFIRYEGPRGGPGMQEMLYPTSYLKSKGLGKHCALVTDGRFSGGTSGLSIGHCSPEAASGGGIGLVEDGDKIEIDIPNRSINIAISDEELAQRRAKMEASDKPWKPKDRVREVSTSLKTFAALATSADKGAVRDVTKLENL
- a CDS encoding trimeric intracellular cation channel family protein encodes the protein MFDWFHWLNLAGVAVCAISGTLMAYQKRMDGFGVVVLASATAIGGGTLRDVMLDVPVFWIADTDYLYTTLIAALIPIVWLRISPRFPFHYLLIADAFGLALFNVVGIEKALANETGMAVAVAMGTITGVFGGLLRDVICREVPLVLNGELYAMTCIAGGVVYGIGMQMDLATQWCGIAALVTTILLRLGAMRWHWQLPVFYNDHH